DNA from Candidatus Ozemobacteraceae bacterium:
CCGCGTCGCCATGACGACTCTGCACGTCGCCTGGCGCGACGTTCCGGCGCTGCTCACCGTCGATTCGGTGTACGAGACGATCAGGCTTGCGCACGAGGCCGTTGCGACGAGGCGGACCCCGCATCCGCTCATCCGCGTCGCGGGACTGAATCCGCATGCCGGGGAACACGGCCTGTTCGGCGACGAGGAGCGGATATCAATAATACCAGCTATAGAAAAATTTCGTTTCCTCAACCCGAGCGTCGAAGGCCCCGTTCCCGCCGACAGCCTCTTCAAGGCCGAATACCGGCGAACGACCGCGTATTTCGTCGCGCAGACCCACGACCAGGGCCTGATCGCGATCAAGGCGCTCGGCGGCATCCGGTGCGTGAACGTGACGCTCGGCCTGCCATACGTGCGCACCTCCGTCGGGCACGGCACCGCCTACGACATCGCCGGCCGCGGCGTCGCCGACCCCCGCGGCCTCGTCGCCGCGATCCGGGAGGCGGTGCGGTTGACGGCGCCCCGCGGAGCCCGCGCCCGACCCTCCGGGGAACAGCGGTTGCGATGACGCTGTTCGACGGGTTCGTCTTCCTCCTGCTCCTGGGCGGTTCGGCATTCTTTTCGGGGTCCGAAACCGCGCTGACATCGGTCTCCGACGTCGGTCTGGCGCCGCTGGCCGAAAAAGGGAACCGGCGGGCGGCCATGGCGCTCTCGTTGATCGCCTCCCGCGGCACGGTCATCGGGGCCCTGCTGATCGGCAACAACATCGTGAACACCCTGCTGGCCGTCTATGCGGCGACGGTCTTCGACGCGATGATCCTGAACTCGCCCCTTCCGGCATGGTCGGCGCCGGTCGCGGCGTCCGTCCTCTCGATCACCGTCCTGCTGATCGGCGGCGAGGTGATTCCGAAAAATATCGCCATTCGGTTCAGCGAGCGGATCACTCTCTGGATCGCGTATCCCTGCCACTACCTCGTCAAGCTGCTGACGCCGCTCCTGGCGATCCTGAATCTCGCGAACCGCCTGGTGCTTTTTGTCATCGGAACACCGCAGAATCGCACGGGGCCTTCCGCCGACGAGCTCCTCGCCCTGGTGAGAATGAGCCAGAAGGCGGGCGTCATCGATCCCATGGAGCGCGAATTGATCGGCCGGTCGATGTTCCTGAACGAGACGATGGCGCGGGAGATCATGATCCACCGGACCCAGATGTGCGCGATTTCGGAAACGGCTTCGCTGGAAGAAGCTCGTGATATATATACAAAAGAATTATATTCGCGCCTGCCGGTGTTCCGCGAAAGCCTCGATCAGATCGTCGGCATTCTCAACATCAAGGAAGTCGTTCGATTCGATCATCTGCGCGGATCGTTCCGGATCCCCGACGTGATGAGCCCGCCGCTCTTCTTTCCCGAGACCGCCCGGATCGGAGGCATTTTCGACAAGATGCGGCAGAGCCGGACGCACCTCGCGGTGGTGGTCGACGAGTTCGGCACGACGTCCGGCATCATCACGCTCGAAGACATCGTCGAGCAGATTTTCGGAGAGATCAGCGACGAATACGACCAGGGCGCCGCCCGTATCCGCTGGGTGAACCCGAGGGTGTTCGAGGCCGAAGGGCGGACGGGGATATCGGAAATCCAGGCCGAACTGAAGAAGAAAAAGCTTCCCCCGCTGAGCGAGACGCTGTGCGAAGACGTCGAAACCCTCGCGGGGATCGCCCTCCGGCAGACAGGGCGCATTCCGGCCTCCGGAGAGGTTTTCGCGGTCGACGGATTCAGGTTCCATATTCGCAAGGCGACGGGGCAGAAAATTCAGGTGATGTCGGTGCGGGTTCCCGAACCCGAGCCGGAAAAGAGCCCTGAGAGCGATCGCGGCGACGCCGATACGCCCTCTGGAAACGGCGCCTGATGCCACACCGGTGAAAAATGCGTAACCCTATGGCCAGCCTGGTTCAGGGAAGTGTCCGCGCGACATTGTTTCGCACGGCTTTCCCCATGCTGGCCGGCACCTTCGCGATGACTGCCTACAACTTCGCCGACACCTGGTTCGTGGCCAGGCTCGGAACGCTGCCGCTCGCCGCGATGGGGTTCACGTTTCCCGTCGTCATGCTGCTGACCTTCACGGCGGGCGGCATCGGCACGGGGGTCACGACGCTGACGTCGCACGCGCTGGGCCGCCAGGACCGGGAGACGGCATCCAGGCTGGTTTCGCACGGGGTTCTTCTGACCATGCTCGTCGCGGGCGCGCTGGCGGTTGCAGGCTATCTGAGCATCGTGCCCGTCTTCACGCGACTCGGGGCTGATGCCGCGACGCTGCCGCTCATCGGCGAATACATGCGCACGTGGTATCTCGGCGCCGTGACGATGGCGCTTCCCATGATGGGAAACGGCATTCTCATCTCGCTCGGCGATTCAAAAGCCGCGAGCAGCTTCATGCTCCTGGGACCGGCGCTCAATGTCGTTCTCGATCCGATCATGATCTTCGGACTTTTCGGATGCCCTGCTCTGGGAATATTCGGCGCCTCTCTCGCCACCGTCCTTTCGCAGCTTGCTTCGACCGTATGGCTCTTTCATCTGCTGTCCGTGAAACACCACCTTCTCGATTTCGGGCTCTGGAAGGGTGGCGGAGTTCTCGCCTCGTGGAGGCAGATTCTTGGTTTCGCCGTTCCGAGCATCATCAGCATGATGCTCATGCCCGTCTCGTCGGCCGTCATCACCGGGCTCATCAGCCGTTTCGGGAACGAGGCGGTCGCCGCCTGCGGCGCCGCGAGTCGCATCGAGATGTTCGCGTTCGTCATTCCCATGGCGCTCGGAATCTCGCTGACCCCCTTCGTCAGTCAGAATTTCGGCGCCCGCCGGCTGGACCGGATCATGGAGGCGAAGAGCCTGTCGACGCGGTTTGCTCTGGCATATGGTGCGATCGTTGCGGCGATCTTCAGCCTCGGAGCTCCGCTGATCGCCGCTTTCTTCACCGATGACCCGAAAGTGGCGGGAATCCTGATCTCCTACGTGCGCATTATCGCCTGGGGCTACGGCATGATGGAGGTCCACCGATATTGCGGCTTCATCCTCACGGGCATGCATCGTCCCGCCTCGGCGACGGCGCTGAACGCCCTCCGAATCCTCGTGTTGCTTCTGCCGTTGTCGTTTGTCGGGGCGTGGTACGGCGGCGTCCGCGGCGTTTTTGCGGGGCGCCTGGCGACCGACCTGGTCGTCGGGAGTGTCGGGCTGTTCTGGGTGACGAGGATCGTTCGTTCCGTGCAGCCGAGGATTGCATAAATCATGTAACGCCCCCGGCGGGTGGCATGGCGTGAAAGGGCGGTCCGATGCCGCCCGGCGGCCTGGACAACAGCTGCGACTTGCCGGTAACGCCCGAGGGAGCCGATACTGGGGAGAGAGATTTTGATATCTGGAGGCACCCATGAGGACACTCGTTCGTTTTCTTCTGCTGGTAACCGTCTGCCTGTTCCTGCTTCCTGCGATCGCCGGGGCCGAGACGCTCACGCAGAACTTCGACCACAAGCTCGGCATGAACCAGGCCGCGCAGAGCTGGGAACACCGCATCGACCTTCCCGACGCGATGGCCCAAAAAGGCATGTCCTTCTTCCGGCGCTCGCTGACCCTGAGCGGCAAGCTCGTGATCGAGCGGGAAGAACTGACCCCGACCTACTACTACGTCCGCGTCCATCTGCCGAAAGCCGTGTTCGGAAGCAAGGGCACGCTGAACGTCCGGCTCGAAGCCGTCGAGAATATGCCCCCCTGCGCGCCGGTGGCCCGCCCGACCGGCCTTGCGCTCGCGAAGAACAGCGACCCGACCGCCCCGACCTTCACCTGGAGCGGTCTTGGGAAATACGCCGCCGTCACCCTGTACGACGTCACCGCGAACAAGACCGTCTTCGAGCGGATCGTGCTCAATACCCGCTCCTGCGAGATGGATGAAGGCCGACTTCCGATCGATCATCACTACAAATGGGCCGTGTGCGAAAGCGACGAATGCGCCCGCTATTCTCCCGAAGCGCAGGCGGGTTTCCGCCTGGAACTCCGCACCGAGCGCTGCTGGACATGCAACGGGTACGGCTGGGTTCGCTGCAACACCTGCAACGGAACGGGCATCATCGTCGTCCAGGGCCAGAACGGCCAGCCGATTCAGACGCTGTGCAACTGGTGCCGCGGAACCGGCCGCCAGACCTGCAATATCTGCCTCGGCTCCGGCCGCGTCGAACGTCCGATCGCCATTCCCGAGTAGACGCCGTGACGAACCGCGGAGTCGCAGAGACGACGCATAGAGAAATACGTATATAAAACACGTCTGAAGCAGGCCGGCCCCCGGTGAAAACCGGGGGCCGACTCTTTGGCGGTATGGTATGCTGGGCTCCATTTCCGCAGGCGGCCCGAACTGCGGTATCGGGAGAAACGATATGACGTTCGAAGATGTGGCGAAAGAGCTGGAACTCCTGTTCCCCGACTGTTTCCAGGAACTCGAAGAGGCCGAGTTCAAGGAATTGCGCTCGATGGATTTCCCGGACGAGCTGAAAAAGTTCTATCGAAAGCACGACCCCGTGGAGTCCCTGGACGTCGGACGGTTCAGGCTGCTGCCTCTGAAAGATCTCATCGATCTCAACGTCTGGGACGAATATGGCGAATCATTCTATCGGCTTGGCCTGAGCATCGTCGGCGAGTCGGCAGACGGAAGCCTGTACTGCCTCGACATGGCCGGCGAGAATGCTTTGGGCGGCAACGACGTGCTGCTTGCCTCGCGCGAAATCGACATGGCGGCGGCCGACCTGAAAAAGGCGAGATCGAAACTGAAGTTCCAGGCCTCGAGTCTCGGGGAGCTGCTCGCCAAAGAAATCGCCTTCTGCCGGAAGAAGAAAGCCGTCCGGGGATGAGCCCACGCATGTTGTGCTGAAACGCGCCGGGGGCGGTCCGATCGGACCGCCCCCGGCGTTGATGCGAGTGCTTTAGTAGTGGTACTGCAGCTGGCCTTCGAGCCGGTAGTCGTAGCCGAAGAACATGTCATTGCTGAGCGAGATCGGAGCTGCCAGCGTCAGGGCCATGCCTTCCTTCACGAAATACCGCAGGCCGAGCGTCAGATCGGTGCTGCGGCCGTTGTTGACCCGGTTGTAGGCGTTCACTTCACCCATGAACGAGAACGACTCGTTTGCGAGATACTCGAACCCAACGTTCACGAAGACGCCCTCGTGAGCGGTGTTCCCCGATCCGGCCTCGTAACCGCAGTTCAGGTGGAAGTTGCCGCCCTCCTTGCGCTTGGTCGAGACGCCGCCGAACAGCTCCCAGGCGTTGTCGTTCTCGGTGTTGCCGATCGCGCGGTCGTTTGTCGGGAAGATCGCGCCGAAGCCGAGACACGAGGCCATGTTTTCGTTCTGCGAGGAGAACTTGAGGCGGAGCGACGCATCGCCCATGCCCGAGTCGGTTCCGTCGCGGAAGTTGTAGGTGATCGGGGCGTAGATGTCGTAGGATTCAAATGGCAGCTGCATGCCGATCTCGAAGTCCTCAGCCGAGTAGGTGAGGGCGATCGGGAACTGGTAATAGTCGCCGTCTTCTCCGTTCACGAGGCGGGTGCCGTCGCGCTTGACGATCTTGTTCCAGATTACGCCGAACGCCGTCGAGAACTTGCCCTTGCCGAGGGGGTAGGCGGCGATGGTGTGCACCAGGCCCGTCATGCCGTCGAAGTTGACCATCCGCCGCGAATCATCGGTTTTCTTCTCGGTGCCCGGCAGAATGACCGGCGGCAGGCCCTTGTCCGAGTAGAGCACCTGGTCGTTGCCGCCCGTGACGGGGGGCAGCTGGAGGGCCGGCGGCGTGACGGTCCGCGTTTCGATGGCCGGCGGCGCATAGCTCCGTGCCGGGCGTTTCCGCTTCGTCACGGTCTTGCCGACGGAAGGAATCACGATCTTGCGGCCGACTTTCAACGCCGCGGGGTTGCTGATGCCGTTCGCGGCCGCAATCTTCTTCCAATACTTCGTCGAGCCGTAGAACTTGCGCGAAATCGAGCCGAGCGTGTCGCCTTTCCGGATCGTATAGCTTTGCGAGCCGCCGGAATCGCCGGAGGAAGCGGTGGGGGCGGCATCATCCTCTTCCATGCCGTCGGCCTCGATCGAAGCGTCGTAGCCGCCCTCGCCGGAGACGAACGCGATCGTTTCGTCCGAGGAATCGTCGTTGCCGCCGATTCCCACGGAGGAAGGATCGATGAGAGGGACGTCGCGCCCGGGCGGGGCCGTCGATACGACGTCCAGATCGTATGCGTCGGGGTATTCCTGCGCCGCCAGGGGCGATGCCTGGAGGTGCAGGGCGAGAAGTCCGGAGAGCAGAATGACACTGAGCGTGCGGTTCTTCATGGAAGGCCGTTCCTTTCCGCATTGTCACCGGCGCGCCGCCGTCAGGGCATGGGACGCGTCGATCGATAGGTATCCGGATCAGGTATCGGCACAACGTCGTTGAATGTTGAGAGAGTTTCTTGCCTGAACCAGTCGTGCAGCAATTCTCACTATGCGTTCTAGAGCGAGTTTGCGCTTGACACCGGATCGATTTGATGTGTACACGTTCAATCCCGAACCTAGGTGCCCGCAGGGGAAGATCAACATAGGGAGCGGTTCTTCGAGATGGACGGAAGGAGATGCCAGAAATTCATCTTTATCACCCATTTTTCCCCTTTTCCTGCGGAGCCAGTGTTCTAGAGCCCAATCTCAAACCTGTCGCGAAGATGAGCTTGCAGAACAGCTTTCGAGCCACATCCCGACAGAGGTTCCCCTCAAAACCCGTACCAGAACGCTCACTGAGAATTGCTGCCAGTCGTGAGCTGCGTTTGACTGGATGGGGTGCGTATGCTAGAGTACGCTGATCCAAATAGCCTTCTGACAAAGGACGGCCCACGTGAAAAAAACGTTCGTCATCGACACCAATGTCATCCTTCACAGCCATCAGGCGTTGTTTTCCTTCAAGGACAACGATCTCGTCATTCCGCTCGGCGTCATCGAAGAACTCGACAGATTCAAGGGATTCAACGATGAGCGAGGCCGCGAAGCCCGGTCGGCGTCGCGCGAGCTCGATTCCCTGCGCCAGAAAGGGCGATTGTACGAGGGCATCCCGCTTCCCTCGGGCGGAAGCATCCAGGTCCTGCTCGACAGCGAGATGGAGATCCCGTACGGCTTCGACAAGGGCAAGGTCGACAATCGCATCCTGGCCTGCGCGCTCTTCCTCAAGAAGCAGGGCCGGCACGTCATTTTCGTCAGCAAGGACATCAACGCCCGCATCAAAGCCGATGCGCTCGGCGTCATTACCGAGGATTTCAAAACCAACAAGATCGATATCGACGAACTGTACACCGGCTGGCGGGAGCTGATTCTTCCGGCCAAGGAAATCGAGAAATTCCTGGCGGAAAAAACGCTGGAGTATGCCGGCGACGATCTGTATCTCAACGAGTTCGTGCTTCTGAAGGCCGCCGAGAACGAGAACAAGACGGCCCTCGGCAAGTTCTGCGGCCAGACGAAAAAGATCATCCCGCTGTATCATCAGAGCGCCCGGCCCTGGGGCGTCGAGCCGGCGAACCTTCAGCAGAAGTTCGCGACCGAGCTGCTGCTGTGCAACGAGATCAGCCTGGTGTCGCTCGTCGGGCGCGCCGGAACCGGAAAGACTCTCCTGGCGCTCGCCTGCGGCCTCCAGAAGACGATCGACGAGCACGTGTACCGCAAACTTCTCGTCAGCCGGCCGATCATGCCGCTCGGCAAGGATATCGGCTTCCTGCCCGGCTCGAAGGATGAAAAGCTGAGCCACTGGATGCAGCCGATCTTCGACAACCTCGAGTTCGTGATGGACAAGCTGTATAACAACTCCGACGACGTCGACAAGAAGATCAAGTTCCTGATCGAGTCGCAGAAGGTGCAGATCGAAGCCATCACCTACATCCGCGGCCGGAGCATTCCGAAGCAGTATCTGATCGTCGACGAGGCGCAGAACCTCACGCCGCACGAGGTGAAAACGATCGTCAGCCGCGCCGGCGACGGCACGAAAGTCGTTCTCACCGGCGATCCCTACCAGATCGACAACCCATACCTCGACAGCTCCTCGAACGGCCTGAACTTCATCATCGAGAAGTTCAAGAACAACGCCCTTTTCGGCCATATCATCCTCAACAAGTCGGAACGGTCGTCGCTGTCGGCGCTCGCGTCGGAACTGCTATGACCGTCGCGGAAGCGGCCGCCCGGCGATCCGGCCGTCGGCCTCACGTGTCTCGCGCGCCCCGCGTTCTGCGGCTGCGACGGGCACTGACGTTCGTCGAGATCATGATCGCCCTGGTCATCCTCGCGGTCGCTCTCCTGCCGGTTTTCAACATGATCCACAAAGGCACGGAGGATACCGATCTCACGGCATCGCAGGCTTTCGCGATCACCAAGGCCTCCGACGTACTGAACGCCGCGCTCGATAATATTCCTTTTGAAATACTACGCATGGGAAACCCTGGATATCTGAGCATCTCGGGCCTTCCCGCTTCCGAATATTCCAGATACGACGCGAACTGGCTCAAGGGAATCGCGCAGATGCTGTTCCCTGGCTCGACGGACGAGGGCGCCCGCGGATATCCGTGTCGGGGCATCGTCACCGATCCGCGTGGCATCAGTTATCTCGTGACGCTGTACGTCGAAGACCTCGCCGCCCTGCCTGCTCCCGCGGACGCGAAGCCGGAGCGCAAACAGATCGGTACGGGATTCCCCGTTTCCGCCCCGACCGATTTTTCGTCCGTGAACGAACTGACCTTTTCGTTCCTGCAGAACCCGGGGAGGCTGTCCGACCCGA
Protein-coding regions in this window:
- a CDS encoding PhoH family protein, yielding MKKTFVIDTNVILHSHQALFSFKDNDLVIPLGVIEELDRFKGFNDERGREARSASRELDSLRQKGRLYEGIPLPSGGSIQVLLDSEMEIPYGFDKGKVDNRILACALFLKKQGRHVIFVSKDINARIKADALGVITEDFKTNKIDIDELYTGWRELILPAKEIEKFLAEKTLEYAGDDLYLNEFVLLKAAENENKTALGKFCGQTKKIIPLYHQSARPWGVEPANLQQKFATELLLCNEISLVSLVGRAGTGKTLLALACGLQKTIDEHVYRKLLVSRPIMPLGKDIGFLPGSKDEKLSHWMQPIFDNLEFVMDKLYNNSDDVDKKIKFLIESQKVQIEAITYIRGRSIPKQYLIVDEAQNLTPHEVKTIVSRAGDGTKVVLTGDPYQIDNPYLDSSSNGLNFIIEKFKNNALFGHIILNKSERSSLSALASELL
- a CDS encoding MATE family efflux transporter, translating into MASLVQGSVRATLFRTAFPMLAGTFAMTAYNFADTWFVARLGTLPLAAMGFTFPVVMLLTFTAGGIGTGVTTLTSHALGRQDRETASRLVSHGVLLTMLVAGALAVAGYLSIVPVFTRLGADAATLPLIGEYMRTWYLGAVTMALPMMGNGILISLGDSKAASSFMLLGPALNVVLDPIMIFGLFGCPALGIFGASLATVLSQLASTVWLFHLLSVKHHLLDFGLWKGGGVLASWRQILGFAVPSIISMMLMPVSSAVITGLISRFGNEAVAACGAASRIEMFAFVIPMALGISLTPFVSQNFGARRLDRIMEAKSLSTRFALAYGAIVAAIFSLGAPLIAAFFTDDPKVAGILISYVRIIAWGYGMMEVHRYCGFILTGMHRPASATALNALRILVLLLPLSFVGAWYGGVRGVFAGRLATDLVVGSVGLFWVTRIVRSVQPRIA
- the pdxA gene encoding 4-hydroxythreonine-4-phosphate dehydrogenase PdxA, translating into MSIPEPSGERRRTSPMLALTLGDPCGIGPEIAAKALPDLPTGIAGRLIVVGSRAAIEAAHRAAGLAVPRWVPVDAAGAFDPDAPGVKLLDTGHPGPFRAGAICREGGEAAVAAVEAAHALCATGICAGMITGPIGKEAIRLAGSRFSGHTDMLCALADVADTRMAMVWGRFRVAMTTLHVAWRDVPALLTVDSVYETIRLAHEAVATRRTPHPLIRVAGLNPHAGEHGLFGDEERISIIPAIEKFRFLNPSVEGPVPADSLFKAEYRRTTAYFVAQTHDQGLIAIKALGGIRCVNVTLGLPYVRTSVGHGTAYDIAGRGVADPRGLVAAIREAVRLTAPRGARARPSGEQRLR
- a CDS encoding hemolysin family protein; translated protein: MTLFDGFVFLLLLGGSAFFSGSETALTSVSDVGLAPLAEKGNRRAAMALSLIASRGTVIGALLIGNNIVNTLLAVYAATVFDAMILNSPLPAWSAPVAASVLSITVLLIGGEVIPKNIAIRFSERITLWIAYPCHYLVKLLTPLLAILNLANRLVLFVIGTPQNRTGPSADELLALVRMSQKAGVIDPMERELIGRSMFLNETMAREIMIHRTQMCAISETASLEEARDIYTKELYSRLPVFRESLDQIVGILNIKEVVRFDHLRGSFRIPDVMSPPLFFPETARIGGIFDKMRQSRTHLAVVVDEFGTTSGIITLEDIVEQIFGEISDEYDQGAARIRWVNPRVFEAEGRTGISEIQAELKKKKLPPLSETLCEDVETLAGIALRQTGRIPASGEVFAVDGFRFHIRKATGQKIQVMSVRVPEPEPEKSPESDRGDADTPSGNGA
- a CDS encoding LysM peptidoglycan-binding domain-containing protein, giving the protein MKNRTLSVILLSGLLALHLQASPLAAQEYPDAYDLDVVSTAPPGRDVPLIDPSSVGIGGNDDSSDETIAFVSGEGGYDASIEADGMEEDDAAPTASSGDSGGSQSYTIRKGDTLGSISRKFYGSTKYWKKIAAANGISNPAALKVGRKIVIPSVGKTVTKRKRPARSYAPPAIETRTVTPPALQLPPVTGGNDQVLYSDKGLPPVILPGTEKKTDDSRRMVNFDGMTGLVHTIAAYPLGKGKFSTAFGVIWNKIVKRDGTRLVNGEDGDYYQFPIALTYSAEDFEIGMQLPFESYDIYAPITYNFRDGTDSGMGDASLRLKFSSQNENMASCLGFGAIFPTNDRAIGNTENDNAWELFGGVSTKRKEGGNFHLNCGYEAGSGNTAHEGVFVNVGFEYLANESFSFMGEVNAYNRVNNGRSTDLTLGLRYFVKEGMALTLAAPISLSNDMFFGYDYRLEGQLQYHY
- a CDS encoding prepilin-type N-terminal cleavage/methylation domain-containing protein, which gives rise to MTVAEAAARRSGRRPHVSRAPRVLRLRRALTFVEIMIALVILAVALLPVFNMIHKGTEDTDLTASQAFAITKASDVLNAALDNIPFEILRMGNPGYLSISGLPASEYSRYDANWLKGIAQMLFPGSTDEGARGYPCRGIVTDPRGISYLVTLYVEDLAALPAPADAKPERKQIGTGFPVSAPTDFSSVNELTFSFLQNPGRLSDPKWFQKYNLFTTTALSPRWETELTADKKGVAQPADNIYKDEGYDAGDDSPRFLNPTAARYTQRMSSEKVNYTDDDTFAFCTMKRLIVEVQWNMDKRKYKSPDSDGPDIQRIHLITMKGDINR